The proteins below come from a single Faecalibaculum rodentium genomic window:
- a CDS encoding sugar O-acetyltransferase, protein MTLEEQRRTMLAGKMYNDLTPELIQAREQAVFLTNEYNASFGQPQAEREAILSQLFKSVGHGAYFEPSFRCEFGFNISIGDNFYANFDCVMLDGGGIEIGNNVLLGPRVGIYTSNHAIDPAERVAGGCYAKPVKIGNNVWVGGGVNINQGVTIGDNTVIGSGSVVTRSIPANVVAAGVPCRVIREITETDRTGFRPDADCHGSQGD, encoded by the coding sequence ATGACTCTGGAAGAACAGCGCCGAACCATGCTGGCGGGAAAGATGTACAACGACCTGACACCGGAACTCATTCAGGCAAGGGAACAGGCGGTGTTTCTCACCAATGAATACAATGCCAGCTTCGGTCAGCCACAGGCAGAACGCGAAGCCATTCTCAGTCAGCTTTTTAAGTCGGTAGGACACGGGGCCTATTTCGAGCCTTCCTTCCGCTGCGAATTCGGCTTCAACATCTCCATTGGCGACAACTTCTATGCGAACTTCGACTGCGTCATGCTCGATGGCGGCGGCATTGAAATCGGCAACAATGTGCTGCTCGGCCCGAGGGTAGGGATCTATACATCGAATCACGCCATTGATCCCGCCGAGCGTGTAGCCGGCGGCTGTTATGCGAAGCCGGTGAAAATCGGCAACAATGTCTGGGTGGGTGGAGGCGTGAACATCAACCAGGGTGTGACCATCGGAGACAACACCGTGATCGGATCGGGGAGTGTGGTGACCAGAAGCATTCCCGCCAATGTGGTGGCAGCCGGCGTACCCTGCAGGGTGATCCGCGAAATCACCGAAACGGACAGGACGGGATTTCGGCCTGATGCAGACTGTCATGGCAGCCAGGGAGACTGA
- a CDS encoding sugar O-acetyltransferase, giving the protein MTLEEQRRTMLAGKMYNDLTPELIQAREQAVFLTNEYNASFGQPQAEREAILSQLFKSVGHGVHFEPSFRCEFGLNISIGDNFYANFDCVMLDGGGIEIGNNVLLGPRVGIYTSNHAIDPAERVAGGCYAKPVKIGSSVWVGGGVQIMQGVTIGDNAVIGAGSVVTRSIPANVVAAGVPCRVIREITEADKTGYTGEVD; this is encoded by the coding sequence ATGACTCTGGAAGAACAGCGCCGAACCATGCTGGCGGGAAAGATGTACAACGACCTGACACCGGAACTCATTCAGGCAAGGGAACAGGCGGTGTTTCTCACCAATGAATACAATGCCAGCTTCGGCCAGCCACAGGCAGAACGCGAAGCCATTCTCAGTCAGCTTTTTAAGTCGGTGGGACACGGGGTGCACTTTGAGCCTTCCTTCCGCTGTGAATTCGGTCTCAACATCTCCATTGGCGACAACTTCTATGCGAACTTCGACTGTGTCATGCTCGATGGCGGCGGCATTGAAATCGGCAACAATGTGCTGCTCGGCCCGAGGGTAGGGATCTATACATCGAATCACGCCATTGATCCCGCCGAGCGTGTAGCCGGCGGCTGTTATGCGAAGCCGGTGAAAATCGGCAGCAGTGTCTGGGTGGGAGGCGGAGTCCAGATCATGCAGGGCGTCACGATTGGGGATAATGCGGTCATTGGCGCCGGAAGCGTGGTGACAAGGAGCATTCCCGCCAATGTTGTCGCGGCAGGAGTCCCCTGCCGGGTGATCCGCGAAATCACGGAGGCTGACAAGACGGGCTACACAGGGGAAGTGGACTAA
- a CDS encoding ribonucleoside-diphosphate reductase subunit alpha, translating into MTENIHTIRKRSGHMEIFDPEKIRRAITRAFASTGESVTDAQLNDMTGWITAQLQEGSEVEQIQDLAEQALMENGFYKTAKAYILYRQTHARMREIVNRLTELAQDPTLAGLLTQVQEDFPQSEYSLDRLQIKAAELIRPDQSAKERLRFLERAAAELTSRNAPKWEDIAARILNHELEAEISGNEQALGLTSWQDKLEWLTDQGLLSATLLASYTPEELTELAAYMQPERTKLFKHPGLDLLANRYLIRTGDGRLMERVQEMFMGIAMHLAVPEQDRVHWAKKFYDIFSRLQVTMATPTMSNARKPFHQMSSCFIDTVEDSLTGIYKSIDNFARVSKHGGGMGLYMGKVRATGSDIRGFKGAAGGVIRWIRLVNDTAIAVDQLGVRAGAAAVYLDIWHRDTPEFLQLRTNNGDDRMKAHDIFPALCVPDLFWRLAGTNLDGDWYLMDPHQIATVKGWNLEDAFGPEWERRYWDCVNDPAIDKRVLSVKEMVRLIIKSLVETGTPFIFNRDTVNEANPNSHQGMIYASNLCTEIAQNMAAMHEETPEIMDIDGETVVVTKTVPGDFVVCNLASLSLGHIDVDNDEELRQVISTVMRALDNVIDLNYYALPYAKLTSQRMRPVGLGTSGYQHLLAKKHIRFESEEHLAYMDDLYERINYHALEASCDIAREKGAYRDFAGSEYDTGEYFRKRDYVSGKWQALAEKIQENGLRNGYLLAVAPTSSTSILAGTTAAVDPVLKKFFLEEKKGSMLTRVAPDLDDTTFWYYKNAHHIDQNWVVDAAAIRQRHIDQAQSVNLYVTPEYTFRKVLDLYLRAWEKGVKTIYYVRSQSLEVEECESCSA; encoded by the coding sequence ATGACAGAAAACATACACACCATCCGCAAACGAAGCGGACACATGGAAATCTTCGATCCGGAAAAAATCCGGAGGGCGATCACGCGGGCTTTCGCCTCCACCGGCGAGTCCGTGACCGATGCACAGCTCAATGACATGACAGGATGGATCACGGCGCAGCTCCAGGAGGGCAGTGAGGTGGAACAGATCCAGGACCTGGCGGAACAGGCATTGATGGAAAACGGCTTCTACAAAACCGCAAAAGCCTACATTCTCTACCGCCAGACACACGCCCGCATGCGGGAAATCGTGAACCGGCTGACGGAACTTGCACAGGATCCGACACTGGCCGGTCTGCTCACACAGGTACAGGAAGATTTTCCCCAAAGCGAATATTCCCTGGACCGGCTGCAGATCAAGGCAGCGGAACTCATCCGCCCGGACCAGAGTGCGAAGGAACGACTGCGGTTTCTCGAACGTGCAGCCGCGGAGCTTACCAGCCGCAATGCCCCGAAATGGGAGGACATTGCCGCCCGGATCCTGAACCATGAACTGGAGGCAGAGATCTCCGGCAATGAACAGGCTCTCGGCCTGACTTCCTGGCAGGACAAACTGGAATGGCTCACGGACCAGGGTCTGCTCTCGGCAACGCTCCTGGCTTCCTATACCCCGGAAGAGCTGACAGAACTGGCGGCCTACATGCAGCCGGAACGCACGAAACTCTTCAAACACCCGGGTCTCGACCTGCTTGCAAACCGGTACCTCATCCGCACCGGAGACGGCCGGCTCATGGAACGTGTGCAGGAGATGTTCATGGGCATTGCGATGCACCTGGCTGTCCCGGAACAGGACCGGGTGCACTGGGCGAAGAAATTCTACGACATCTTCAGCCGCCTGCAGGTGACCATGGCCACCCCCACGATGTCCAACGCCCGCAAGCCATTCCACCAGATGTCCAGCTGCTTCATTGACACAGTGGAGGATTCCCTGACGGGCATCTACAAGTCCATTGACAACTTCGCCCGTGTCTCCAAACACGGCGGCGGTATGGGGCTCTACATGGGCAAGGTACGGGCAACGGGCAGCGACATCCGGGGCTTCAAGGGGGCTGCCGGGGGCGTGATCCGCTGGATCCGGCTGGTGAATGACACGGCCATCGCCGTGGATCAGCTCGGGGTCCGCGCAGGGGCTGCCGCGGTCTATCTTGACATCTGGCACCGGGACACCCCGGAATTTCTCCAGCTGCGGACCAACAACGGCGATGACCGCATGAAAGCCCACGACATTTTCCCGGCCCTCTGTGTCCCCGATCTGTTCTGGCGCCTGGCGGGCACGAACCTCGATGGGGACTGGTATCTCATGGATCCCCACCAGATCGCGACAGTCAAGGGCTGGAACCTGGAGGATGCCTTTGGACCGGAATGGGAACGGCGGTACTGGGACTGCGTGAATGATCCGGCAATCGACAAGCGGGTGCTGTCCGTCAAGGAGATGGTGCGGCTGATCATCAAGTCCCTCGTGGAAACCGGCACACCGTTCATCTTCAATCGCGACACTGTCAATGAAGCCAATCCCAACAGCCACCAGGGCATGATCTATGCCTCGAATCTCTGCACGGAAATCGCCCAGAACATGGCGGCGATGCACGAAGAAACTCCCGAGATCATGGACATTGACGGGGAGACAGTGGTGGTCACAAAGACTGTGCCGGGGGATTTCGTGGTCTGCAACCTGGCTTCCCTGTCCCTGGGGCACATCGATGTGGACAACGATGAAGAACTCCGACAGGTGATTTCCACCGTCATGCGGGCACTGGACAACGTCATTGACCTGAACTACTATGCACTGCCCTATGCGAAGCTGACCTCGCAGCGGATGCGTCCGGTGGGTCTGGGCACCAGCGGGTACCAGCATCTGCTGGCGAAGAAGCACATCCGCTTTGAGAGCGAGGAACACCTCGCGTACATGGATGATCTCTATGAACGCATCAACTATCATGCCCTGGAGGCTTCGTGTGACATTGCCCGGGAAAAAGGCGCCTACCGTGACTTTGCGGGCAGCGAATACGACACCGGGGAGTACTTCCGGAAGCGGGACTATGTGTCCGGCAAGTGGCAGGCTCTGGCGGAAAAGATTCAGGAGAATGGCCTGAGAAACGGCTACCTGCTGGCTGTGGCTCCCACCTCCAGCACCTCAATCCTGGCGGGTACCACCGCCGCGGTGGATCCGGTGCTCAAGAAGTTCTTCCTGGAGGAAAAGAAAGGGTCCATGCTGACACGCGTGGCGCCGGACCTGGATGATACAACGTTCTGGTACTACAAGAATGCCCACCACATTGACCAGAACTGGGTGGTGGACGCCGCGGCGATCCGACAGCGCCACATTGACCAGGCACAGTCGGTGAATCTCTACGTGACACCGGAATACACCTTCCGTAAGGTCCTGGACCTGTATCTGCGGGCCTGGGAAAAGGGCGTGAAGACCATTTACTATGTGCGTTCGCAGTCCCTGGAAGTGGAAGAATGTGAATCCTGCAGCGCATGA
- a CDS encoding ribonucleotide-diphosphate reductase subunit beta yields the protein MQLNPKALFNKDGDTDLASRQIINGNTTNLNDFNNVKYSWTSQWYRQAMNNFWIPEEINLSQDIKDYRNLTDDERTAYDKILSFLVFLDSLQTANLPNIGAYITANEVNLCLTIQAFQEAVHSQSYSYMLDTICSPEKRNEILYQWKDDEHLLHRNEFIGNLYNDFLEHRDAKQLVKTLIANYILEGIYFYSGFMFFYNLGRMGKMPGSAQEIRYINRDENTHLWLFRNIILDLKKECPELFTPEDEAEYREMLKTGAEQEMAWAAYVLGDRIAGLNLDRVQDYIRYLANLRARGLGLEAIYEGCDEIPESMAWVDTYSRANDIKTDFFEAKSTAYTKAGAIVDDL from the coding sequence ATGCAACTGAATCCGAAGGCCCTCTTCAACAAAGACGGCGACACGGATCTGGCGTCCCGCCAGATCATCAACGGCAACACCACGAATCTCAATGATTTCAATAATGTGAAATACAGCTGGACCAGCCAGTGGTACCGTCAGGCAATGAACAATTTCTGGATCCCGGAGGAAATCAACCTTTCCCAGGACATCAAGGACTACCGCAACCTGACAGACGATGAACGGACAGCCTACGACAAGATCCTGTCCTTCCTGGTCTTCCTGGACTCCCTGCAGACTGCGAACCTGCCCAATATCGGCGCATACATCACCGCCAATGAAGTGAATCTGTGTCTGACGATCCAGGCTTTCCAGGAAGCGGTGCACTCGCAGTCCTATTCCTATATGCTGGACACCATCTGTTCCCCGGAGAAGCGAAACGAGATCCTCTACCAGTGGAAGGACGACGAGCATCTCCTGCACCGGAATGAGTTCATAGGCAATCTGTACAATGACTTCCTCGAACACCGGGATGCAAAACAGCTGGTGAAGACCCTGATTGCGAACTACATTCTGGAAGGGATCTACTTCTATTCCGGGTTCATGTTTTTCTACAACCTCGGACGCATGGGTAAAATGCCCGGCAGTGCCCAGGAGATCCGGTACATCAACCGCGATGAAAACACCCATCTGTGGCTGTTCCGGAACATCATTCTCGACCTGAAGAAGGAGTGTCCGGAGCTCTTCACGCCGGAGGATGAAGCGGAGTACCGGGAGATGCTGAAGACAGGCGCCGAACAGGAAATGGCCTGGGCGGCGTATGTTCTCGGGGACCGGATCGCGGGTCTGAACCTTGACCGGGTACAGGACTACATCCGGTACCTGGCAAATCTCCGTGCCCGGGGGCTGGGTCTCGAGGCGATCTACGAAGGCTGTGACGAGATCCCGGAGTCCATGGCGTGGGTAGACACCTACAGCCGGGCCAATGACATCAAGACGGACTTCTTCGAAGCCAAGTCCACGGCTTACACCAAAGCCGGCGCCATTGTGGATGACCTTTGA
- a CDS encoding glycoside hydrolase family 32 protein translates to MKKENNTKANLIKSMAVPASAMIVLSGASAVILANDDVNPVPVIEEPAPAESVITDGPIGEPVDSSAEITVPEETETYNSQESEASAAAEEDVPTEGEQPADQQKEETPEEAEQTPAVTPEPAPVTEPDAAVNTAPTDATAPAPEATVQKTETTAAAAPAANAKAETPAVDKEQEEEAYREQYHFSNEKGWSNDPNGMVYYNGEWHLFFQYYPDGVNHGSMNWGHATSKDLVHWTEHEIPEVFKASTDHGMRFHFSGSAVVDKDNTSGFFKDGQGGLVAVWTLAGMPEGAVWGGDFGFQRQCIAYSTDGYNWVAPDLGIERVVLNSDGTTRQLNDKEKDFFKNVVLAEGSLRTVIHNADGTTTLVNEDPLTNGDFRDPKVFWHKESSQWMMAVAGGPLRFYSSKDLIHWNPEAMQDDIITECPELYYLPVEGTDEYKYVLSEGGRWYQIGDFKEVDGVWTFVPDTMNGPTGDVPLRLNMNYAPDAYAAQSFYKEDGRVVMVQWMSNWSYADNSTVRQPDGSKVTLEGIRKMLGEKHNGQFTLMADLSVVRTPEGLRLKQTPVAEYDQMKNLEVKDDIVLDDKSNPLEGIHSQQFQFEIEFAPEKGTEKVVLEVLKNKDYQTTIWYDVNTGILHVDRSKSMAAEQAPADHMQNGTWFKFLQDYTAPVAMTNGKIKLKVFVDNYSVEVYAGNDTIVLTELVFPYKDADLLNLYAVGTPVNATYSFATMDSYRKDNTDMRNLSGTLADAKDQLERGQGNYTDESFKALQDAYKAAFAAAFNPDSTQNSINLANYALTNALTNLRANADKPITVTPEKPTTVTDIYDSTAKPVVSETPAQAVSAASVSSEGTPTAAATGFGMTLATAIGALAGAVFTNRKRREQE, encoded by the coding sequence ATGAAAAAAGAAAACAATACGAAAGCGAATCTGATCAAGTCCATGGCAGTTCCCGCTTCTGCTATGATAGTACTTTCCGGTGCAAGTGCAGTCATTCTTGCAAACGATGATGTCAATCCGGTCCCTGTCATCGAAGAGCCGGCTCCTGCAGAATCGGTCATCACCGATGGTCCCATCGGTGAACCGGTTGATAGTTCTGCGGAAATCACTGTTCCAGAAGAAACAGAAACATACAACAGTCAGGAAAGCGAAGCCTCTGCTGCGGCAGAAGAGGATGTTCCCACAGAAGGCGAACAGCCTGCTGATCAGCAAAAGGAAGAAACACCTGAAGAAGCTGAGCAGACACCGGCTGTAACCCCGGAACCGGCTCCAGTCACTGAACCGGATGCAGCTGTGAACACAGCGCCGACGGATGCAACTGCTCCTGCACCGGAAGCCACCGTGCAGAAAACCGAAACCACAGCAGCAGCTGCCCCGGCAGCGAATGCAAAGGCAGAAACTCCGGCTGTCGACAAAGAACAGGAAGAAGAAGCCTATCGCGAACAGTATCACTTCTCCAATGAAAAAGGCTGGTCCAACGACCCCAATGGCATGGTCTACTACAACGGAGAATGGCACCTGTTCTTCCAGTATTATCCCGACGGGGTCAACCACGGTTCCATGAACTGGGGGCATGCAACGAGCAAAGACCTGGTTCACTGGACAGAACATGAAATCCCGGAAGTATTCAAGGCCAGCACAGATCATGGCATGCGTTTCCATTTCTCGGGATCGGCAGTTGTCGACAAAGACAATACGTCCGGTTTCTTCAAAGACGGACAGGGCGGTCTTGTTGCTGTATGGACTCTGGCCGGCATGCCTGAAGGGGCAGTCTGGGGCGGAGATTTCGGTTTCCAGAGACAGTGTATCGCCTATTCCACAGACGGCTACAACTGGGTGGCGCCGGACCTGGGAATTGAACGGGTTGTTTTGAACAGCGACGGTACAACACGTCAGCTTAACGACAAAGAAAAAGATTTCTTCAAGAACGTTGTTCTCGCTGAAGGCTCTCTTCGGACTGTTATCCACAATGCTGATGGAACAACGACCCTTGTCAACGAAGATCCTCTGACCAACGGTGATTTCCGTGACCCGAAGGTGTTCTGGCACAAAGAGTCCAGCCAGTGGATGATGGCAGTGGCCGGCGGACCGCTTCGTTTCTACTCCTCCAAAGATCTGATTCACTGGAACCCTGAAGCCATGCAGGATGACATCATCACTGAATGCCCCGAACTGTACTATCTGCCTGTGGAAGGAACCGATGAATACAAATACGTGCTCTCCGAAGGCGGACGCTGGTATCAGATCGGCGACTTCAAGGAAGTGGACGGCGTCTGGACCTTTGTTCCCGATACCATGAATGGCCCGACCGGCGATGTTCCGCTGCGGCTGAACATGAACTACGCTCCCGATGCCTATGCAGCCCAGAGCTTCTATAAGGAAGATGGCAGAGTGGTCATGGTTCAGTGGATGTCCAACTGGTCCTATGCAGACAACTCCACCGTCCGTCAGCCGGATGGCAGCAAGGTGACTCTGGAAGGCATCCGCAAGATGCTGGGTGAAAAGCACAATGGTCAGTTCACGCTGATGGCCGACCTGTCTGTAGTGCGCACACCGGAAGGGCTGCGCCTGAAACAGACACCGGTAGCTGAATACGACCAGATGAAGAACCTGGAAGTCAAGGATGACATTGTCCTGGACGACAAGTCCAACCCGCTGGAAGGTATTCACTCTCAGCAGTTCCAGTTCGAAATCGAGTTCGCTCCTGAAAAGGGAACGGAAAAAGTCGTTCTGGAAGTCCTGAAAAACAAAGACTACCAGACCACGATCTGGTACGACGTGAATACTGGAATCCTGCACGTGGACCGTTCCAAGTCCATGGCAGCTGAACAGGCTCCGGCTGATCACATGCAGAACGGCACCTGGTTCAAGTTCCTGCAGGACTACACCGCACCGGTTGCCATGACCAATGGCAAGATCAAGCTGAAAGTCTTCGTGGACAACTACTCTGTGGAAGTATATGCCGGCAATGACACCATCGTGCTGACGGAACTGGTATTCCCCTATAAGGATGCGGATCTGCTCAACCTGTATGCTGTTGGCACACCTGTCAATGCGACTTACAGCTTCGCCACCATGGACAGCTACCGCAAAGACAACACCGATATGCGCAACCTCTCTGGAACCCTGGCGGATGCGAAAGACCAGCTGGAGCGCGGACAGGGCAACTACACAGATGAAAGCTTCAAGGCTCTGCAGGATGCCTACAAGGCAGCGTTTGCCGCAGCCTTCAACCCGGATTCCACGCAGAACTCCATCAACCTCGCCAACTATGCTCTGACCAATGCCCTGACCAACCTCCGGGCCAATGCAGACAAGCCGATTACCGTGACTCCGGAGAAACCGACCACTGTCACCGACATTTACGACAGCACAGCGAAACCGGTTGTCAGCGAGACCCCGGCACAGGCGGTATCCGCAGCTTCTGTTTCTTCCGAAGGTACTCCGACAGCTGCAGCCACGGGCTTTGGCATGACCCTGGCGACAGCCATCGGAGCCCTGGCAGGTGCAGTCTTCACAAACAGGAAACGCCGCGAGCAGGAATGA
- a CDS encoding glycoside hydrolase family 32 protein encodes MKKENNTKANLIKSMAVPASAMMVLSGASAVILANDDVNLAPVIEEPAPVESVIPDGPIGEPVESSAEITVSEETETYNSQESEAPAAAEEEVPAEDGQSEDQQKEETPEEAEQTPAATPEPAPVTEPDAAVNTVPTDAAAPAPEATVQKTETTAAAAPAANAKAETPAVDKEQEEEAYREQYHFSNEKGWSNDPNGMVYYNGEWHLFFQYYPDGVNHGPMSWGHAVSKDLVHWAELDIPDTFNAALFPSEDGTRRHFSGSAVYDKDNTSGFFKDGQGGLVAVWTVAGRPAGMSGGGSQRQAIAYSTDGIHWVEPDLGYDRVYVDRDGNIHELTEKQKDYYKNVVLSEYNVPLAVRDAEGNIIGTTSQDPLNNSAFRDPKVFWHEDSKQWIMAVAGGPLRFYSSPDLKTWTAQAMQDDIITECPELYYLPVEGTDEYKYVLSEGGRWYQIGDFKEVDGVWTFVPDTMNGPTGDVPLRLNMNYAPDAYAAQSFYKEDGRVVMVQWMSNWSYADNSTVRQPDGSKVTLEGIRKMLGEKHNGQFTLMADLSVVRTPEGLRLKQTPVAEYDQMKNLEVKDDIVLDDKSNPLEGIHSQQFQFEIEFAPEKGTEKVVLEVLKNKDYQTTIWYDVNTGILHVDRSKSMAAEQAPADHMQNGTWFKFLQDYTAPVAMTNGKIKLKVFVDNYSVEVYAGNDTIVLTELVFPYKDADLLNLYAVGTPVNATYSFATMDSYRKDNTDMRNLSGTLADAKDQLERGQGNYTDESFKALQDAYKAAFAAAFNPDSTQNSINLANYALTNALTNLRANADKPITVTPEKPTTVTDIYDSTAKPVVSETPAQAVSAASVSSEGTPTAAATGFGMTLATAIGALAGAVFTNRKRREQE; translated from the coding sequence ATGAAAAAAGAAAACAACACGAAAGCGAATCTGATCAAATCCATGGCGGTTCCCGCTTCTGCCATGATGGTACTTTCCGGTGCAAGTGCAGTCATTCTTGCAAACGACGATGTCAACCTGGCTCCTGTCATCGAGGAGCCGGCTCCCGTAGAATCGGTCATTCCCGATGGTCCCATCGGTGAACCGGTTGAAAGTTCTGCGGAAATCACAGTTTCGGAAGAAACAGAAACGTATAACAGTCAGGAAAGCGAAGCCCCTGCTGCGGCAGAAGAAGAGGTTCCTGCTGAAGACGGACAGTCCGAAGATCAGCAAAAGGAAGAAACACCTGAAGAAGCTGAGCAGACACCGGCTGCAACCCCGGAACCGGCTCCAGTCACTGAACCGGATGCAGCTGTGAACACAGTGCCGACGGATGCAGCTGCTCCTGCACCGGAAGCCACCGTGCAGAAAACCGAAACCACAGCAGCCGCAGCCCCGGCAGCGAATGCAAAGGCAGAAACTCCGGCTGTCGACAAAGAGCAGGAGGAGGAAGCATACCGCGAACAGTATCACTTCTCCAATGAAAAAGGCTGGTCCAATGACCCGAACGGCATGGTCTACTACAACGGGGAATGGCACCTGTTCTTCCAGTATTATCCCGATGGAGTAAATCATGGTCCCATGAGCTGGGGGCATGCAGTGTCCAAGGATCTTGTCCACTGGGCTGAGCTGGATATCCCTGATACATTCAATGCAGCATTGTTCCCATCCGAAGATGGAACCCGCAGGCATTTCTCCGGCAGTGCAGTTTACGACAAGGACAACACATCCGGATTCTTCAAAGACGGACAGGGTGGTCTTGTGGCTGTCTGGACTGTGGCCGGCAGACCTGCAGGCATGTCCGGTGGTGGTTCCCAGCGTCAGGCTATCGCCTACTCCACAGACGGTATCCACTGGGTGGAACCGGATCTTGGATATGACAGGGTCTATGTTGACCGTGACGGTAACATCCATGAACTCACAGAAAAGCAGAAAGATTACTATAAGAATGTAGTTCTTTCTGAATACAATGTGCCTCTGGCTGTTCGCGATGCCGAGGGAAACATCATTGGAACCACATCTCAGGATCCCCTGAACAACAGTGCTTTCCGTGATCCGAAAGTGTTCTGGCATGAAGATTCAAAACAGTGGATCATGGCTGTAGCCGGCGGACCGCTGCGCTTCTATTCCTCCCCTGATCTGAAGACCTGGACAGCACAGGCCATGCAGGATGACATCATCACCGAATGCCCCGAACTGTACTATCTGCCTGTGGAAGGAACCGACGAATACAAATACGTGCTCTCCGAAGGCGGACGCTGGTACCAGATCGGCGACTTCAAGGAAGTGGACGGCGTCTGGACCTTTGTTCCCGATACCATGAATGGCCCGACCGGTGATGTTCCGCTGCGGCTGAACATGAACTACGCTCCCGATGCCTATGCAGCCCAGAGCTTCTATAAGGAAGACGGCAGAGTGGTCATGGTTCAGTGGATGTCCAACTGGTCCTATGCAGACAACTCCACCGTTCGTCAGCCGGATGGCAGCAAGGTGACTCTGGAAGGCATCCGCAAGATGCTGGGTGAAAAGCACAATGGTCAGTTCACGCTGATGGCCGACCTGTCTGTAGTGCGCACACCGGAAGGACTGCGCCTGAAGCAGACACCGGTAGCTGAATACGACCAGATGAAGAACCTGGAAGTCAAGGATGACATTGTCCTGGACGACAAGTCCAACCCGCTGGAAGGCATTCACTCTCAGCAGTTCCAGTTCGAAATCGAGTTCGCTCCTGAAAAGGGAACGGAGAAAGTCGTTCTGGAGGTCCTGAAAAACAAAGACTATCAGACCACGATCTGGTACGACGTGAATACTGGAATCCTGCACGTGGACCGTTCCAAGTCCATGGCAGCTGAACAGGCTCCGGCTGATCACATGCAGAACGGCACCTGGTTCAAGTTCCTGCAGGACTACACCGCACCGGTTGCCATGACCAATGGCAAGATCAAGCTGAAAGTCTTCGTGGACAACTACTCTGTGGAAGTATATGCAGGCAATGACACCATCGTGCTGACGGAACTGGTATTCCCCTACAAGGATGCGGATCTGCTCAACCTGTATGCTGTTGGCACACCTGTCAATGCGACTTACAGCTTCGCCACCATGGACAGCTATCGCAAAGACAACACCGATATGCGCAACCTCTCCGGAACCCTGGCGGATGCGAAAGACCAGCTGGAGCGCGGACAGGGCAACTACACAGATGAAAGCTTCAAGGCTCTGCAGGATGCCTACAAGGCAGCGTTTGCCGCAGCCTTCAACCCGGATTCCACGCAGAACTCCATCAACCTCGCCAACTATGCTCTGACCAATGCCCTGACCAACCTCCGGGCCAATGCAGACAAGCCGATTACCGTGACTCCGGAGAAACCGACCACTGTCACCGACATTTACGACAGCACAGCGAAACCGGTTGTCAGCGAGACCCCGGCACAGGCGGTATCCGCAGCTTCTGTTTCTTCCGAAGGTACTCCGACAGCTGCAGCGACCGGCTTTGGCATGACCCTGGCGACAGCCATCGGAGCCCTGGCAGGTGCAGTCTTCACAAACAGGAAACGCCGCGAGCAGGAATGA
- a CDS encoding reverse transcriptase domain-containing protein, which produces MNDGYDWVVNIHLRKFFDTVDQDRLIRLIDNTFQNSDLTALTRKFITAGVMIRKEVIHTKAGIPQGGPPSAVLANLYLDQAHKELERRGLRFTRFLEEKLKLIVNAGKSKVARPDEIKYPGFGFGRNRKGMWEARIYGKSLDCLTGKIRELTKRNWSIASVFIRPTTPRMEWCQKPGSARENRGIS; this is translated from the coding sequence TTGAACGACGGGTACGACTGGGTTGTCAACATCCATCTGAGAAAGTTCTTCGATACCGTCGACCAGGATCGACTGATTCGACTGATCGACAACACATTTCAGAACAGTGACCTAACGGCCTTAACCAGAAAGTTCATCACTGCAGGTGTCATGATCAGGAAGGAAGTTATCCATACGAAAGCGGGTATTCCCCAGGGAGGACCCCCTTCAGCGGTACTGGCCAACTTGTATCTCGACCAGGCGCATAAAGAACTTGAAAGAAGAGGGCTGAGATTCACCAGATTCCTGGAAGAGAAACTGAAACTGATCGTGAACGCCGGTAAGTCAAAAGTCGCCAGACCAGATGAAATCAAATATCCTGGATTTGGATTCGGGCGAAATCGAAAAGGAATGTGGGAGGCAAGGATCTACGGAAAATCTCTGGATTGTCTCACTGGGAAAATCAGAGAGCTGACCAAAAGGAATTGGAGCATAGCCTCAGTCTTCATTCGCCCAACAACACCACGGATGGAATGGTGCCAAAAACCTGGATCTGCCAGGGAGAACAGAGGTATCTCGTGA